One genomic segment of Gadus chalcogrammus isolate NIFS_2021 chromosome 3, NIFS_Gcha_1.0, whole genome shotgun sequence includes these proteins:
- the radil gene encoding ras-associating and dilute domain-containing protein has product MFYGSSSGASMSLPSKSRLKRQSRTFTQVLYRTLSYRDRVPAENGVPVARGERCSDAEPPERPADDPAELSTQSSAPGVLKIFGDEICAGANYKSVLATHRSSAQELVKEALERYSLNKGAAHSYVLCDVIGRLEGSGDGVGWRTECLRAMGDNEKPLLLQELWKPREGHARRFELRRRAEVEELNAKDKDTVTAGTKTPQFLAALMGRSGLGRHRSSPVRPGRVVQSGSKDINAQARKLQRNRAKGTLTLPRPGSSSLCRSLSETSLNQLDLGEEPKRYYSTLPGPLRARGGREREGPGSGGRRKEEGSQGGGGDVKHSLYQSPHLLLLQGYNKQDCLVYLLNREQHTVGQETPSARPNICLSSPDILPLHCRLRRVPLPRRHGNGGGVHGHGQCVANGGKPGEDPAEGGGRFCVAVEPLPHAGVLVNFARCERSSALRHGDLLSFGAHYIFLYKDPAGAQALPAQTLARLRSLGQLYDGGGCGGGGGGEDGGGGGGGEQICRMCGTVLRERPAGQGASSVPAVRRSFKPHLVKPRGGGGGGGGGGGGGGGGGLKRRLQLDFDQAHEDQLLSRILSLIEPGGDDHKLTPAYLLCLCIQHSASTFPPGSFGKLLLKIVRRIQTIAWEKTKELAQKQAQHQDPATLSLLSISDLVPDLQTIFFWMSNSIELLYFIQQRAPAYTHSIETLQGSKESLLSATISANEEAMTILEEVIMYTFQQCVYYITKSLYVVLPGLLDCNPFPADNSEPCWKGGKGFPEPVRRVLQVFQISQELLQGYQVHPEIQAQMFAYLFFFSNVSLFNQLMDKGPSRGLFQRSKVLQIQACVRMLMEWASRSGLGHLADKFFTKFNSIVSILATPPLQLKQLSWRTLSSDHPSLKPVQLHRLLTQYQLTAETGPVPAWQPNSEDEAYIYRTVDLLESFENHPPIVLPSAGFRVDLDSDCVEDSLYRQLLYIRHYLWGLRTKGHGPGPGHGTGPGPGVHTQSNGTNTADWPEVQRELLPPSHSSPRSGPPPGDAGPPEHAEERARDRPPGQSHSSLRRNGNAHHPRPANADLSCLLTPPNTPLYPDGGGPGPVLGHAPQSNGCMSRTMAESKKSNGLITNGLEGYVSGCDFPFPVPSPGAPPLPDDLCVVFVVELDKGPYGLGMGLIDGLHTPLNAPGIYIRTLIPDGPATSDGRLRIGDRILAVNGTSLIGADYQSAVDLIRLGGGRLRFLVAKSDLEVSEKISASSC; this is encoded by the exons ATGTTCTACGGCTCGTCATCGGGGGCCAGCATGTCCCTACCGTCAAAGAGCCGTCTGAAACGCCAGAGCAGGACCTTCACCCAG GTGTTGTACCGCACGCTGAGCTACCGGGACCGCGTGCCGGCCGAGAACGGCGTGCCGGTGGCGCGCGGCGAGCGCTGCTCCGACGCGGAGCCCCCGGAGCGGCCGGCCGACGACCCGGCGGAGCTGTCCACGCAGAGCTCCGCCCCCGGCGTGCTGAAGATCTTCGGGGACGAGATCTGTGCCGGCGCCAACTACAAGAGCGTGCTGGCCACGCACCGCTCCAGCGCCCAGGAGCTGGTCAAGGAGGCGCTGGAGCGCTACTCGCTCAACAAGGGCGCCGCCCACTCCTACGTGCTGTGCGACGTGATCGGCCGCCTGGAGGGCAGCGGGGACGGCGTGGGCTGGAGGACGGAGTGCCTGCGCGCCATGGGGGACAACGAGAAgcccctgctgctgcaggaGCTGTGGAAGCCCCGCGAGGGACACGCCCGGCGGTTCGAGCTGCGGCGGCGggccgaggtggaggagctcaACGCGAAGGATAAGGACACGGTCACCGCGG GGACCAAAACCCCCCAATTCCTGGCCGCCCTCATGGGTCGCTCTGGGCTGGGCAGACACAGGAGCTCCCCCGTTCGACCCGGTCGGGTGGTACAGTCCGGCTCCAAAG ATATCAATGCCCAGGCCCGTAAGCTCCAGAGGAACAGGGCAAAGGGGACCCTGACCCTCCCCAGGCCGGGCAGCTCCTCCCTCTGCCGCAGCCTCAGCGAGACCAGCCTCAACCAG cTGGACCTGGGTGAGGAGCCCAAGCGGTACTACTCCACCCTGCCTGGGCCCCTGAGGGCCCGAGGGGGCCGTGAGCGGGAGGGCCCCGGCTCGGGGGGgcggaggaaagaggaggggagccagggggggggtggcgaTGTGAAGCACTCCCTGTACCAGTCGccccacctgctgctgctgcagggctaCAACAAACAG GACTGCCTGGTGTACCTGCTGAACCGGGAGCAGCACACGGTGGGCCAGGAGACCCCGTCGGCCCGGCCCAACATCTGCCTCTCCTCGCCCGACATCCTGCCCCTGCACTGCCGCCTGAGGCGCGTCCCGCTGCCCCGTCGCCACGGCAACGGCGGCGGCGTCCACGGCCACGGCCAATGCGTGGCCAACGGCGGCAAGCCGGGCGAGGACCCGGCGGAGGGCGGCGGGCGCTTCTGCGTGGCGGTGGAGCCCCTCCCCCACGCGGGGGTCCTGGTGAACTTCGCCCGCTGCGAGCGCTCCAGCGCGCTGCGCCACGGCGACCTGCTGTCCTTCGGCGCCCACTACATCTTCCTGTACAAGGACCCCGCGGGCGCCCAGGCGCTGCCCGCCCAGACGCTGGCGCGCCTGCGCAGCCTGGGGCAGCTCTACGACGGCggggggtgtggaggaggaggaggaggagaggacgggggaggaggagggggaggggagcagaTCTGCCGGATGTGCGGCACGGTGCTGAGGGAGCGGccggcggggcagggggcgtcTAGCGTGCCGGCGGTGCGCCGCAGCTTCAAACCCCATCTGGTGAAGCccc gaggaggaggaggaggaggaggaggaggaggaggaggaggaggagggggaggactgaAGAGGCGGCTGCAGCTGGACTTTGACCAGGCCCACGAGGACCAGCTGCTGAGCCGGATCCTCTCCCTCATAGAgcctggag GCGACGACCACAAGCTGACTCCGGCCTACCTGCTGTGTCTGTGCATCCAGCACTCGGCCTCCACCTTCCCGCCCGGCAGCTTCGGCAAGCTGCTGCTCAAGATCGTGCGCCGCATCCAGACCATCGCGTGG GAGAAGACAAAAGAGCTGGCACAGAAGCAAGCTCAGCA ccaggACCCAGCCACCCTGTCTCTGCTCAGCATCTCAGACCTGGTGCCAGACCTCCAGACCATCTTCTTCTGGATGTCCAACTCCATAGAGCTGCTCTACTTTATACAGCAGCGGGcgcctgcatacacacacagcatagaGACACTGCAAG GGTCAAAGGAGTCATTGCTGTCAGCTACGATATCAGCCAATGAGGAGGCCATGACCATCTTAGAGGAAGTGATCATGTACACCTTTCAGCAGTGTGTGTACTACATCACCAAG tCCCTATATGTTGTGTTGCCAGGTTTGTTAGATTGTAACCCGTTCCCAGCAGACAACTCAGAGCCTTGCTGGAAAGGAGGCAAGGGGTTTCCTGAACCAGTTCGCAGGGTCCTACAG gtgTTCCAGATTTCCCAGGAGCTGTTGCAGGGGTACCAAGTCCACCCGGAGATCCAAGCTCAGATGTTTGCCtatcttttcttcttctccaaCGTGTCACTGTTTAACCAGCTTATGGACAAAG ggccCTCGCGGGGCTTGTTCCAGCGCTCCAAGGTACTGCAGATCCAGGCGTGTGTGCGGATGCTGATGGAGTGGGCCAGCCGGTCCGGTCTGGGCCACCTCGCAGACAAGTTCTTCACCAAGTTCAACAGCATCGTGTCCATCCTGGCCACACCGCCGCTGCAGCTCAAACAG CTGAGCTGGAGGACCCTGTCCAGTGACCACCCCAGTCTCAAGCCGGTCCAGTTGCACCGGCTCCTCACCCAGTACCAGCTGACCGCCGAGACCGGGCCTGTCCCGGCCTGGCAGCCCAACAGCGAGGACGAGGCATACATATACCGAACCG TGGACCTCCTGGAGAGCTTTGAGAACCACCCCCCCATCGTGCTGCCCAGCGCCGGCTTCCGGGTGGACCTGGACAGCGACTGTGTGGAGGACAGCCTCTACCGCCAGCTGCTCTACATCCGCCACTACCTGTGGGGCCTGCGCACAAAGGGCCACGGCCCGGGGCCCGGCCACGGCACGGGGCCCGGGCCCGGCGTGCACACGCAGTCCAACGGCACCAACACCGCAGACTGGCCGGAGGTCCAG agggagCTGCTGCCCCCCAGCCACAGCAGCCCGAGGTCGGGCCCCCCTCCCGGGGACGCGGGGCCGCCGGAGCACGCGGAGGAGCGAGCCCGGGACAGACCGCCCGGCCAATCACACAGCAGCCTCCGGAGGAACGGCAACGCCCACCACCCTCGACCAGCCAATGCGGACCTCTCTTGCCTCCTCACGCCGCCCAACACGCCCCTCTACCCCGACGGGGGCGGGCCGGGCCCCGtgctaggccacgccccccagAGTAACGGCTGCATGAGCAGGACCATGGCGGAGTCCAAGAAGAGCAATGGGCTGATCACCAACGGACTGGAAG GGTATGTTAGTGGGTGTGACTTTCCTTTCCCTGTCCCCTcccctggcgccccccccctccctgatgacttgtgtgtggtgtttgtagTGGAGCTGGACAAGGGGCCATATGGATTGGGCATGGGACTCATAGACGGCTTg CACACCCCTCTGAACGCTCCGGGGATCTACATCCGCACCCTGATCCCCGACGGGCCCGCCACCTCCGACGGCAGGCTGAGGATCGGGGACCGCATCCTGGCCGTCAACGGGACCAGCCTGATCGGCGCGGACTACCAGAG cgCGGTGGATCTGATCCGACTCGGAGGAGGCCGTTTGCGCTTCCTGGTGGCCAAGTCTGACCTGGAGGTCTCGGAGAAGATAAGTGCCTCCTCCTGCTAA
- the mmd2a gene encoding monocyte to macrophage differentiation factor 2a — translation MNLVRFMNNPVPSNKRYQPTEYEHAANCATHALWIIPSLLGSSMLHFRSDDQWERVSAWLYGAGLSSLFIISTLFHTVAWKKSHLRSVEHCFHMCDRMVIYFFIAASYAPWLNLRELGPWASHMRWLVWVMASIGTTYVFFFHERYKIMELICYSVMGVFPALVILSMPEQAGLYELLIGGAFYCLGMVFFKSDGVVPFAHAIWHLFVAMGAAVHYYAIWKYLYAQQANQVQTSR, via the exons ATGAATCTCGTAAG GTTTATGAACAATCCGGTTCCATCCAACAAACGATACCAGCCCACGGAGTACGAGCATGCAGCTAACTGTGCCACGCACGCG CTGTGGATAATCCCCAGTCTGCTGGGCAGCTCCATGCTGCACTTCCGCTCCGATGACCAATGGGAGCGTGTGTCGGCCTGGCTCTATGGGGCGGGGCTTAGCTCACTCTTCATCATCTCCACCCTCTTCCACACTGTGGCCTGGAAGAAGAGCCACCTGCG GTCCGTGGAGCACTGCTTCCATATGTGTGACAGGATGGTGATCTACTTCTTCATCGCTGCCTCCTATGCTCCCTG GCTGAACCTCCGGGAGCTGGGTCCGTGGGCGTCCCACATGCGCTGGTTGGTCTGGGTCATGGCGTCCATCGGGACCACCTACGTCTTCTTCTTCCATGAgag ATATAAGATCATGGAGTTGATCTGTTATTCAGTGATGGGCGTCTTCCCTGCTTTGGTGATTCTCTCAATG cctgagcAGGCTGGCCTGTATGAGCTGCTGATCGGCGGCGCCTTCTACTGCCTGGGAATGGTCTTCTTCAAGAGCGACGGCGTCGTCCCGTTTGCCCATGCCATCTGGCACCTGTTCGTTGCCATGGGAGCAGCCGTCCACTACTACGCCATCTGGAAATACCTCTACGCCCAGCAGGCCAATCAGGTGCAGACGTCCAGGTGA